A single genomic interval of Natronolimnobius sp. AArcel1 harbors:
- a CDS encoding ferritin-like domain-containing protein, with translation MNIETIEDLFGFQLQHAYYAERTQVELLSELATDAADAGNDALEQALSTHREETEQHVDRLERVFAALGRRPRASRSQIVDELAAARRDDLHPESDAPDPPPLETALLAERFESRTYEMLVRLAGRLAYADDVVDPLEAILADERAMCATLEDLEDGFAMAQPRREEA, from the coding sequence ATGAACATCGAAACTATCGAGGATCTGTTCGGATTCCAGCTACAGCACGCCTACTACGCAGAGCGAACCCAGGTCGAACTCCTCTCGGAACTCGCGACCGACGCCGCTGACGCCGGCAACGACGCCCTCGAGCAGGCGCTGTCCACCCACCGCGAGGAGACTGAACAACACGTCGACCGCCTCGAGCGCGTGTTTGCCGCACTCGGGCGTCGGCCGCGAGCCAGTCGCTCGCAAATAGTGGACGAACTCGCAGCGGCCCGACGCGATGACCTCCACCCGGAATCCGACGCCCCTGACCCGCCCCCACTCGAGACGGCGTTGCTCGCCGAACGATTCGAGAGTCGGACCTACGAGATGCTGGTTCGACTCGCCGGGCGGCTCGCCTACGCCGACGACGTGGTCGACCCGCTCGAGGCGATACTCGCCGACGAACGAGCGATGTGTGCCACCCTCGAGGACCTCGAGGATGGCTTTGCGATGGCCCAACCGAGACGCGAGGAGGCATGA